The nucleotide sequence CCGCATGAGCACCGACGACCTGACCCCGCGCCAGACCGGAGACGTGCTCCACCGCGAGGTGCGCGCTCCCTCCGACGAGAGCGAGCGCGGCCCTGGTGGCGAGCGCCTCCAGCACGCCGAAGCCACCTCGAAGCCGATCCGCGCCGACGCGCCCCGCGAGCCACAGCCCCGTGGCGCCAAGGTGCGCGGCAATCGGCCGATCGATCAGGCGGAGGCCGCCGAGCGCTTCCTCGCCGCGCCGCTCCACCAGAAGGCCCATGACGAGCGCCTCTGGGACGTGCGCCGCAAGCGCGATGTCGCCGCCCACGGCATCCCCGAATGGGAGGAACTTCGCGAGCTTGCCTCGCAGATCAAGACCCACACGCTGACCCATCTCGACCACTACCTCGAACAATTCGAGGCGGCGGCAAAGGCCAACGGTGTCCACGTCCACTGGGCCGAGGACGGGGCGGCGCATAACCGCATCGTCCTCGACATCCTGAAGAAACACGGCGCCAAGTCGCTCGTGAAGTCGAAGTCGATGCTGACCGAGGAGTGCGGCTTCCGCCACTTCATGGCCGCCCACGACATCGACGTGATCGAGACCGATCTCGGCGAGCGCATCCAGCAGCTCGACGACGAAGAGCCCAGCCACGTGGTGATGCCGGCGGTCCACAAGACCCGCATCGACGTGGCCGAGGTGTTCGCCCGGACGCTCGGCACCGACCCCGACAACGACGACGCCCACTACCTCGCCGAGAGCCAGCGCGAGACCACGCGTCCGCTGATCCTCAAGGCCGATGCCGGGCTGACCGGCTGCAACTTCGCGATTGCCGAGACCGGCACGGTGGTGACCTGCACCAACGAGGGCAATGCCGACCTCTCCGGCAACGTGCCGCCGCTGCAGATCCACTCGATCGGCATCGAGAAGCTGATCCCACGGGTCGAACA is from Methylorubrum sp. B1-46 and encodes:
- a CDS encoding lactate utilization protein B, which gives rise to MSTDDLTPRQTGDVLHREVRAPSDESERGPGGERLQHAEATSKPIRADAPREPQPRGAKVRGNRPIDQAEAAERFLAAPLHQKAHDERLWDVRRKRDVAAHGIPEWEELRELASQIKTHTLTHLDHYLEQFEAAAKANGVHVHWAEDGAAHNRIVLDILKKHGAKSLVKSKSMLTEECGFRHFMAAHDIDVIETDLGERIQQLDDEEPSHVVMPAVHKTRIDVAEVFARTLGTDPDNDDAHYLAESQRETTRPLILKADAGLTGCNFAIAETGTVVTCTNEGNADLSGNVPPLQIHSIGIEKLIPRVEHLGVFIRLLSRSALGSPITQYTSHFRGPRAGTEMHMVLVDNGRSERLAMEEFWTSLKCIRCGACMNTCPVYRRSGGLSYGATYSGPIGLIIDPTFNKRKYSTLPFSSTMNGSCTNVCPVKINIHEQIFAWRKVLAEEHQIPLLKQGMMKAAGAVLSRPAAYRAAIQTADSALRVLPRFAVYNPANTWGKKREMPHAPRQSFHAWYRQNRMKKGSDA